AATTGGATGATATTAGAAAATctaaattaaaagatgaCGGACAGGACGACAGTCAAACTCAACAAATTACAACTTTATTATGCAATTTGACTTTGCATAATAAAGTCGATTCTTTAGTTGATGATGTCTTCCAATTGTTATCACTATGTTTCTTAACTGTTGGCTTAAAAAATTCTGCTCCTGCCACATACACATCTTTATCTACTGTTCAAAAACTTCTAGAGCATTTGGATGAGTCTAATATCTTCACAAATCATGATTTGAGACCAATCAAGGAGAGATTagatgaaatttcaaaaattgttcaaaacaattcttataaaaattatgagtttaatgaagatgaaattaatcCAAACCAAGTGGATGATGACGAAATAAAgcaaaatttaattgaagaagatttaTTGCTAAGAGCTAAGTTAAAGTTTTGCAACGATGAATTTGCAAGAATACACTCTAAACTAGAGGAAATTGATCCAGAATTAAATAGTATTATGGAAAAATTGTATCACATTAGAAGAAACTTATTATCTTTGGCTTCTCCAACTCACAAGATTGATACCACAGAAAACATATCgattttcaataataatgaagaatcaagaaaaatgttaaaacaCTTAAGTGATGAATTAACTGAATTAGAAACACATAGAGATGAAGATGGTAATTTCAAATCTCTTGAAACTAACGAGGTTAAATTAAAGGGTCAAAATGCATTAGCTGGTTTAGTTGATAACTGTCACGATTTGATAAACGATTTTACTAATTCTAGTGGAGATAATCAAATTTTGGACAAAAATTTGCAACCAATATACAATAATTTGATAAACATAAAAACTAATTTGgcaaatttaatgattacTAGAAGATGGACTTTAAGAGAGACAGACTTGTTTCAATACCAAAAGCgtttaaaagaaattgatgatCAAAGAGTTAATGGAAAATTCCCATCAGAATCAGGAAATACTAAAGGTCAATCTATTTTGTTGTATTTATTACGTAGATGTTACGctattatttacaaattattagaaagCTCTGAACCTGTTTCTGAGTCCTTACAACCAATTCATAACCAATTATCTACCACTAGACGGTGTCTACTAGCTTTAAAGAGAATGGGTGGTGTTAATAGTCCAAGGGAGTTATATCcatatcaattaaaattggCTTCTCTTGACGAGCTAAGAATTGACGGTAAATTTTATGATTCAAGCGGTGAAATTCCAGAAGGCCAAGGGACATTGAATGCTTTACTAGCAGAATGTTTTGATATGCTTCATGAGCTAGAGATTGAATCTGAAGAGAGTGTTGATAATGAGAACGACACTGCTGATTCCATACaagatgataatgaagattATAGAGATGTATCCGATGATGATCGTCCAGCTGCTAGAAGTTTGAACACTATTGCAACTGGtattaatgatgaaaatcCAAGCGAAGAAGATTAATTGTTTGCTTTATTAAATAGTGGACAAGACATTATATCTTGATCTtcataaaagaaaatgttgATACACAATGATTTAAGAACTGTTTAatatgttaaaaatatttatccGATATAGGTATTGTagttaaaataaaatagaatttaAATAAGTT
The nucleotide sequence above comes from Tetrapisispora phaffii CBS 4417 chromosome 3, complete genome. Encoded proteins:
- the CUB1 gene encoding Cub1p (similar to Saccharomyces cerevisiae YPL260W; ancestral locus Anc_7.125), coding for MINITSVTDFKEMSYGVPESEHDILKYLIDVRVRLTQLKTNRSKYLNSKEVRLLHQEVLTKVRELDDIRKSKLKDDGQDDSQTQQITTLLCNLTLHNKVDSLVDDVFQLLSLCFLTVGLKNSAPATYTSLSTVQKLLEHLDESNIFTNHDLRPIKERLDEISKIVQNNSYKNYEFNEDEINPNQVDDDEIKQNLIEEDLLLRAKLKFCNDEFARIHSKLEEIDPELNSIMEKLYHIRRNLLSLASPTHKIDTTENISIFNNNEESRKMLKHLSDELTELETHRDEDGNFKSLETNEVKLKGQNALAGLVDNCHDLINDFTNSSGDNQILDKNLQPIYNNLINIKTNLANLMITRRWTLRETDLFQYQKRLKEIDDQRVNGKFPSESGNTKGQSILLYLLRRCYAIIYKLLESSEPVSESLQPIHNQLSTTRRCLLALKRMGGVNSPRELYPYQLKLASLDELRIDGKFYDSSGEIPEGQGTLNALLAECFDMLHELEIESEESVDNENDTADSIQDDNEDYRDVSDDDRPAARSLNTIATGINDENPSEED